The genomic interval AAGTGGGGCTATGCGCCAACGGGTAAAAACTCCGTTGCGGGTTACACCCCCGGTATGGCCTATAGCGATACCACTGCGAAAAGCTTCAGCCGCGGCGACAACGACGAATGGTCCTTCGGCGCCCAGATGGAAATCTGGTGGTAATCCCGTCTTAATCTGACGTAATGACCAAACTGAGGGGCGCAAGCCCCTCAATCCTTGGGACGGCGCGCTATTGCCTGGCTACCGCTGAACCTGTGCATTTTGAGGTGATAACAATGAAAATGAACAAAACTCTCCTTGCCCTTTGTTTATCCGCAGGGCTGCTGGCAAGCGCGCCTGCCGTAACGCTCGCTAACGTCAATTTCGTTCCGCAAAACACAACTTCTGCGCCAGCCATTCCGACAGCGGCATTGCAACAGCTTGTCTGGACGCCTGTCGATCAGTCTAAAACCCAGACCACCCAGCTCTCAACGGGCGGCCAAACGATTAATGTTCCGGGCATTACTGGCCCGGTCGCTGCGTATAGCGTACCTGCCAATATCGGTGAGCTGGCCATTACCCTGACCAGTGAAGTCAACAAGCAGACGAGCGTATTTGCGCCTAACGTGCTGATTCTCGATCAGAACATGACGCCATCTGCCTTTTTCCCAAGTGAATACTTTACCTATCAGGAACCCGGTGTGATGAGCGCCGATCGCCTGGAAGGCGTCATGCGCCTGACGCCTGCGCTGGGCCAGCAAAAACTCTACGTGCTGGTCTTTACCACCGAGCAAGATCTCCATAAGACCACCACGCTGCTCGATCCGGCTAAAGCCTACGCAAAAGGCACCGGTAATGCGGTTCCGGATATTCCGGACCCGATCGCACGTCACGTCACCGACGGAACGTTAAAGCTGAAGGTGAAAACGAACAGCGGTTCCAGCGTGCTGGTCGGCCCGCTGTTTGGCTCCTCCGGTACCGGCCCTGTCACTGTAGGTAATACCGCTGCGCCTGCCTATACCGCACCTGCTGCCACGACAGCCGCACCGGTAGCGACCACAGCGCCAGCCCCGGCGAAGAAAGCTGAGCCGGTACTGAACGACACCGAAGAATACTTCAACAATGCCATCAAGCAGGCGGTGAAGCGCGGCGATGTCGATAAAGCGCTGAAACTGCTTGATGAAGCCGAACGTTTAGGTTCAACCACTGCCCGTTCCACCTTTATCAGCAGTGTAAAAGGCAAGGGGTAACCGTTTCCCCGCAGTGCTGATTTGTTAGTCGTTTGGTGCGCCTGAGTGGGCGCACTTTTTTTCGTATCCGCCAGGCTGTTGCGCCCATGTTGCGATCGTGATCGTTAAATAACGTTTGGCCCCCCTCAATCCGCGTTTCTGCGATACAATGCCTGTACGTTATGTATCGGAGAGTCTGGCATGTCACACCCTGCGCTAACGCAACTGCGTGCGCTGCGCTATTTCGACCAAATACCTGCGCTTGATCCTCAGCAACTGGACTGGTTGTTGCTGGAAGATTCGATGACGAAACGTTTTGAACAACAGGGTAAAACGGTCACGGTGACCCTGATCCAGGAAGGGTTTGTCTCTGGCGATGAGATCGCCAGTGAGCTGCCGCTGCTGCCGAAAGAGCCACGTTACTGGCTGCGCGAAATTTTACTCTGCGCTGACGGTGAGCCGTGGCTTGCCGGACGGACGGTGGTGCCCGAGTCCACCCTTTCCGGGCCAGAACTGGCGCTGCAGCGTCTGGGGAAAACGCCGCTGGGGCGTTACCTTTTCACCTCGTCTGAGCTTACCCGGGATTTTATTGAGATTGGTCGTGATGCCGAACTCTGGGGGCGTCGTTCCCGCCTTCGCCTGAGTGGTAAACCGTTAATTCTGACGGAGCTTTTTTTACCGGCATCACCGTTGTACTAAGAGGAAGAAAAAATGGAGTGGAGCCTGACGCAGAATAAGCTGTTGGCGTATCACCGCTTAATGCGTACCGATAAACCCATTGGCGCGTTACTGTTGCTGTGGCCGACCCTGTGGGCGCTGTGGCTTGCCACGCCGGGCGTGCCGCCGCTGTGGATCCTGGCCGTGTTCGTTGCCGGCGTCTGGCTGATGCGCGCGGCGGGCTGCGTGGTGAATGACTATGCCGATCGTAAATTCGACGGTCATGTTAAGCGTACTGCCGGTCGTCCGTTACCCAGCGGACAGGTCACCGGGAAAGAAGCCCGCGTGCTGTTCATTGTTCTGGTACTGCTCTCTTTCCTGCTGGTGTTAACCCTCAACACCATGACCATTCTGCTTTCCGTTGCGGCGCTGGCGTTGGCCTGGGTGTATCCGTTTATGAAGCGCTATACCCACCTGCCTCAGGTGGTGCTGGGCGCGGCGTTTGGCTGGTCGATTCCGATGGCGTTTGCGGCGGTTAGTGAGTCCTTACCGCTCAGCTGCTGGCTGATGTTCCTGGCGAACATTCTCTGGGCCGTGGCCTACGACACGCAATACGCGATGGTTGACCGCGACGATGACCTGAAAATTGGCATCAAATCCACCGCCATCCTTTTTGGCCGTCAGGACAAGCTGATTATCGGTATTCTGCAGGTCGCGGTACTGGCGCTGATGGTCGCGATTGGTCGCCTGAACGGGCTGAACTGGGAGTTCTACTGGTCAGTGCTGGTGGCGGGGCTGCTGTTTGCTTATCAGCAGAAGCTTATCGCTAAGCGTGAACGCGACGCCTGCTTTAAGGCGTTTATGAACAATAACTACGTCGGTCTGGTGCTCTTTTTAGGCCTGGCGATGAGCTATTTCTCCTGAAAAAATGCCCGGTGGCGCTGACGCTTACCGGGCCTACGTGTCGTGCTGAATTGTAGGCCGGGTAAGGCGCAGCCGCCACCCGGCTTTTTTACCGGCGACGCAGCAGCCGCAGCGCGTTCGCCGTCACCAGCACCGTTGCCCCGGTATCCGCCAGCACCGCCAGCCACAGGCCGGTCATGCCGAGCAGGGTCGTCACCAGGAAAATCCCTTTCAGCCCGAGCGCGATGCCGATGTTCTGACGGATATTGGCCCGCGTCGCGCGCGCAAGATCGATCATCTGGGCCAGCCCGGTCAGCCGGTTGTGCGTCAATGCCGCGTCGGCCGTTTCCAGCGCCACGTCGGTGCCGCTGCCCATCGCAATACCGATGGTGGACGCTTTCATCGCCGGGGCATCGTTAATCCCGTCACCGACCATCGCCAGCGGCGCCTGAGCGTTCAGCTCCGTCACCGCGCTGACCTTATCCGCAGGCAACAATCCGGCTTTAAACTCCAGCCCCAGCTCACTGGCAATCGCTGCCGCCGCGCGAGGGTTATCACCGGTGAGAATAACGCCCTGTACGCCCAGCTGATGCAGCGCCGCCACGGCTTCTTTTGCGTCATCGCGCAGGGTATCGCGCAGCGCCAGCATTCCTTTCGCCACGCCGTCCTGCATGACAACAACGACCGTTTGCCCGGCCTGTTCTAACGCCTCAACCTCTGGATTAGAAGACTTACCCGCCGCGACAATCAGAACCTTTTTACCGTCAACGACGGCCTCAATCCCTGACCCGACCAGCGCTCGTTGGGCGGTTGCCGGAGGGATGTTCAGCCCGCGCGACTGCGCTTCACGCACAATCGCCTGCGCCAGCGGGTGAGTGGCCCCCTGCTCAACGGCGGCGGCCAATGTAAGCAGTTCATCTTCACTGATTTCCTGTGGATACACGCCGGTCACCTGCGGCTTGCCGACGGTTAACGTACCGGTTTTATCGAAGGCGATATGCTGAACCTGGCTCAGTTGCTCCAGCGCCGCGCCGCCCTTAATCAGCGCGCCGCGACGTGCCGCTGCCGCCAGACCTGAGGTAATCGCCGCCGGGGTGGAAATCACCAGCGCGCACGGGCAGCCAATCAGCAGCAGCGTCAGCCCTTTATAAATCCAACCCTCCCACGGCGCGCCAAAGAACAGCGGCGGGACGACGGTGACCAGCAGGGCAATCAGCATGATGGCGGGGGTATAAATCCGGCTGAAGCGATCGATAAAGCGTTCGACCGGCGCACGGCGCTCCTCCGCCTCTTCAATCAGCTTCAGGATACGGTCGATGGCGCTGTCGCCCGGCTCGGAAAGCACGGTGAGCTGCACCAGACGGTCGACGCTGGTGGCGCCAGCTGGCACTTTTTCACCCGCGGCACGCTCTACCGGAATGGATTCCCCGGTCAGGGCGCTTTCATCAAAGCTTGCGGTGGTGGTGAGCAGCGCGCCGTCTGCAGGCAGACGCCCCCCTGCGGCCACTTCAATCACGTCGCCAGGGCGCAGCGTATTGATGGCAACCGTTTCACGCGTGCCGTTTATCACGCGTGTGGCGGTTTCCGGCTTCAGCGCCATCAGCGCGCTGACCCCTTTACGCGCCCGGCTCGCCGCCCAGCCCTCAAGACGCTCGCCGATTAAGAACAGCAACAGCACCATCGCCGCTTCTGCCGTCGCGCCAATAAACAGCGCGCCGATTGCCGCCACGCTCATCAGCGTTTCGATGGCAAACCAGCTGCCGCTTTTTATCAGGCGCAGCGCCTGGCGGGCAATTGGGAACAGGCCGACCAGCGTGGTGGCGATAAACGCCAGATTGCCGAACGGATGGTTAATCTGCTCCAGACCCCAGCTCAGGGCCATCATAATGATGAGGGTAATGAGCGGCAGGTTTTCTTTCAGGGAGGAGATTTTTTCAACGGGCGCCGTTTCGCTGCGCAGGGTATAGCCCGCCTTGCTGACTGCGTCTTCAACCTGTTTGCTGACGTCGTTATCGGCGCTAACCAGGAGCTTTTCGGTGGCGAACAGCACCTGAGCGTGACTCACGCCCGGCACTTGTTTGACGGCGTTTTCCACTTTGCGGGCGCAGGCCGCGCAGTCCATGCCGTTGACGACCCAGCTGTAGCGGTTGCCGCTTTCAGGAAGGGGTTGAGTTTGCGTTTCGCACGCACCTTCGCAGCAGCAGTCGTCTTTCGACGGAACCGGGCTGAGCTTAAGTGCTGAGAATTGAGGTACTTTTTTTGGTGTTTCTGGAGTCGACATGGCAGTCTCCGGCAATGATAATTTTCTCATTAACCGCAGCATACACTCTGGAGTCGACTCCAGAGTCAAGCGTTATTTAGATATACAGCGAACGCACAATCAGGAAATGCCCGGCAAAGTAACATGCGGCGGCAATCGCGTTATCCGCCCGGAAGCGGCGGCGATAGTGGCTGCCCAGCCAGACGATATTCCCGATCAGCAGCAGCGCGGCGCCGAAGAACGCGGACATCGCCGGAGCGGTCGGACGGAAGAACCACAGCTCGCCAGCCAGCCACACCATCACCAGGGTCATGGCGATAAACGTACAGACCGGCAAACGCATCTCTTCCAGACGTGTCCAGATCACCGCAATCAACAGTGCGCCAATCACCAGCAGCACCAGCGGCAGTGGCCAGAAGAAGGAGAGCGTCATCTGGCTGGCAAAGTAGATGGTATACAGCAGATGGGAGAGAAAGAACGCCCCTACGGCGTACAGCAGGCGCTGGCGGGGGAGCAGAGTCAGCGCATCGCCTATCAGGGACGCACACAGCCCGGCGAGCACCAGATAGCTGACGGCGTTAAACATCGGCGCTTGCCAGGCCAGCAGCAGCAGGAGCAGCAGCGTGACCGGTTTAAACAACCAGCGCTGCCAGGTGGGACCGCGGTACGACGCATCGACATAAAGCCATGCGGAAAAACAGACAGCGATAAATGACCAAAGCATATTAACTCCCTGTATCTGTTAAGTCTGAATAATCAGTTTCTGATCCAGTGTAGTGACGCGGGCGGGCGTTTGGCAATGCCGGGGAAGGCAAGGTATCCTGAATTCCGCAAAATCTGATGGGATTGTCGAATGAGCAAGATGCCGCTGTTTTTCATTATCGTGGTGGCGATTATCGTCATTGCCGCCTCGTTCCGTTTCGTGCAGCAGCGCCGCGAGAAGGCGGATAACGATGCCGCACCGCTGATGCAAAAGCGCGTGGTGGTGAGCAATAAACGCGAGAAGCCGCTCAACGACCGCCGCTCGCGCCAGCAGCAGGTGACGCCAGCAGGAGCCAGCATGCGCTATGAAGCGAGCTTCAGGCCGGAAACGGGCGGCCTGGAGATGACCTTCCGCCTGGAGGCGAAGCAATACCATCAGCTGACGGTGGGAGAGAAAGGAACGCTAAGCTACAAAGGGTCGCGCTTTGAAGATTTTAGGGCTGAGTAATGCGCGATCGGTTCCCTCTCCCTGTGGGAGAGGGGTAGGGTGAGGGCATCAGGCCACACCTTACTTCTTCACCTGCGCCTTAAACTTCTTCATCCAGACCAGCAGTTCAAACACGCCGAAAATAAACACGCGCAGCTGCTGCCAGCCCGTCATCTGCGGGCCGTCTTTCGGCAGGCCGTTTTTCAGCATCACCATCTGCAGGGCGTGCATGAACGACGTGAAAATCAGCGCCACGTTAACGAAAATGTTCATCGGGCGCGGGAACGGGTGCACCAGATTCAGAATCAGGAACGCCCAGACGCCCAGCATCAGCAAACGTCCCAGGTTAATCAGTACCGGCATCGGATCCTCCTTGTGCCTTACGGTGATACAGACGATAAGCAACCTGACCTGCGACTTTTTCACGGTGCAGGTCCCAGTGAGCAGGAACCGGCGGCAAACCGTTTTCCACTTCGCTTTCAACGTAAATTAGCGCGTCATCCGCAAGCCAGCCGTTTTGCTCCAGCAGCGACAACGTCTCCTCCAGCAGCCCCTTGCGGAACGGCGGGTCGACAAATACCACGTTGTGCGGCGTGCCTTTCTGCGCAAGAAAACTCAGCGTGTTGGTGTTCACGACTTTGGCGTTGCTCGCCTTCAGCGTCGCCAGATTTTGCTGCAGCGTCTGCGCCACGCCGCGCTCCATCTCCAGCAGCGTGGCGCTGGCGGCATAGCGCGACAGCGCTTCCAGCCCGAGCGCGCCGCTTCCGGCGAAGCAGTCCAGGCAGCGGGCGTCTACCATTGACGGGGCCAGCCAGTTAAACAGCGTCTCGCGCACGCGGTCGGTAGTCGGGCGTAAACCGGGGCTGTCCGGCACCGGTAATTTCCGGCCTCGCCACTGACCGCCGATAATACGAATTTGACCGGCCGGGGCGCGGTTGGGTTTCTTCATCTCAGGAAAGCTCTGTTAACAATTGGCCTGCGATTGCGGGCGGTGATGTCAATTAAGTAAAGTGTTAGACTATTTCATCATTTTTTTAGCTTCCATGTATATAGCGCCGCGAGGAGTGTAGTCGCAGATGGCAAAACAAAAAAAACGTGGCTTCTTTTCCTGGCTGGGCTTCGGTGAAAAAGAGCAAGAAACAGAACAGAAAACCGAAGAGCAACAAGCCGTTGAAGAGCAGTCACAGCCTGAAACGCCTGTAGAAACCGCCGCGGTTGTCGAAGCGGAAGAAACGGCGCACAGCAAAGAAGAGATTGAATCCTTTGCAGAAGAGGTGGTTGAGGTCACGGAACAGGTTCAGGAGAGCGAGAGGCCAGAACCGGTTATCGTTGAGGACATTACCGAAGCGCCACAGGCCGTTATCGAGCACGAAGAGCTGCCGCTGCCGGAAGAGGTGAAAGCCGAAGAGGTGTCTGCCGAAGAGTGGCAGGCCGAAGCGGAAACCGTTGAAATTGTTGAGGCGGTGGAAGACGAAGCGGCACGCGAGCCAGAGCTGACCGACGAAGAGCTGGAAGCCCAGGCGCTGGCAGCGGAAGCAGCGGAAGAGGCGGTCATCGTCGTGCCGGTGGAAGAACAGCCGGAAGAAGAGATCGTTCAGGAGCAGGAAAAACCGACCAAAGAAGGTTTCTTCGCACGCCTGAAGCGCAGCCTGCTCAAAACCAAAGAAAACTTAGGTTCCGGATTTATCAGTCTGTTCCGCGGCAAGAAGATCGACGACGATCTCTTTGAAGAGCTGGAAGAACAGCTGCTGATTGCGGACGTCGGCGTGGAAACCACCCGTAAGATCATCGCCAATCTGACCGAAGGGGCGAGCCGCAAACAGCTACGCGACGCCGAAGCGCTGTACGGTCTGCTGAAAGACGAGATGGGTGAAATTCTCGCAAAAGTTGACGAACCGCTTAATATTGAAGGCAAAACGCCATTTGTTATTCTGATGGTCGGCGTGAACGGCGTGGGTAAAACCACCACCATCGGCAAGCTGGCACGTCAGTTCGAGCAGCAGGGCAAATCGGTGATGCTGGCGGCGGGCGATACCTTCCGTGCGGCAGCGGTTGAGCAGCTGCAGGTCTGGGGCCAGCGCAACAATATCCCGGTGATTGCCCAGCATACCGGCGCGGATTCCGCGTCCGTGATCTTCGACGCCATCCAGGCGGCGAAGGCGCGCAACGTGGACGTGCTGATTGCCGATACCGCAGGGCGTTTGCAGAACAAATCGCATCTGATGGAAGAGTTGAAGAAAATCGTTCGCGTCATGAAGAAGCTGGACGAAGACGCACCGCATGAAATTATGCTGACCATTGATGCCAGCACCGGACAGAACGCCATCAGTCAGGCGAAGCTGTTCAATGAAGCGGTAGGACTGACGGGGATCGCGCTGACCAAACTGGACGGCACCGCGAAAGGCGGGGTGATTTTCTCCGTGGCCGATCAGTTCGGCATTCCTATCCGTTACATCGGTGTGGGCGAGCGTATTGAGGATTTACGTCCGTTTAAGGCGGATGACTTTATTGAGGCATTATTTGCCCGAGAGGACTAACAATGATTCGCTTTGAACACGTCAGCAAGGCCTATCTCGGTGGGAGACAAGCGCTGCAGGGGGTGACATTCCACCTGCAGCCGGGCGAGATGGCATTCCTGACCGGCCATTCCGGCGCGGGGAAAAGTACCCTGCTCAAGCTTATCTGTGGTATCGAGCGGCCAAGCGCCGGGAAAATCTTTTTCGGCGGCCATGAGATCAGCCGCCTGAAAAACCGCGAAGTGCCGTTCCTGCGTCGTCAGATCGGCATGATTTTCCAGGATCACCACCTGCTGATGGATCGTACCGTTTTCGATAACGTGGCGATTCCGCTGATTATTGCCGGCGCCAGCTATGACGATATCCGCCGTCGCGTCTCTGCGGCGCTGGACAAGGTCGGGCTGCTGGACAAAGCGAAGAACTTCCCGATCCAGCTCTCCGGCGGTGAGCAGCAGCGCGTGGGTATCGCCCGCGCGGTAGTGAACAAGCCTGCGGTGCTGCTGGCGGATGAACCGACCGGTAACCTGGACGATGCCCTGTCAGAAGGGATTTTGCGTCTGTTTGAGGAATTCAACCGCGTAGGGGTCACGGTATTGATGGCGACGCACGATATCGGGCTGATTTCCCGTCGTTCGTACCGCATGCTGACCCTGAGCGACGGGCATTTGCACGGAGGCCACGGTGAATAAGCGTGATGCAATGAACCAGATTCGGCAGTTCGGCAACCGGTTTGACCGTTTCCGTAAGCCGCAGGGCGGCGGTGACGGCAATCGCAACGCGCCTAAGCGCCAGAAGGCGGCGCCAAAGCCGGCTTCCCGCAAGACCAACGTGTTTAACGAGCAGGTGCGCTACGCCTTCCACGGCGCGCTACAGGACCTCAAAAGCAAACCGCTGGCGACGTTCCTGACGGTGATGGTCATCGCCATCTCCCTGACGCTGCCCAGCGTCTGCTATATGGTCTATAAAAACGTGAACCAGGCCGCGTCGCAGTATTATCCGTCCCCGCAGATCACGGTTTATCTGGATAAAGCGCTCGACGATAACGCGGCGGCCCAGGTTGTCGGACAAATTCAGGCCGAGCAGGGCGTGGAGAAGGTCAACTATCTCTCACGTGAAGACGCGCTGGGCGAGTTCCGTAACTGGTCTGGCTTTGGCGGCGCGCTGGATATGCTCGAAGAGAACCCGCTTCCCGCCGTGGCGGTGGTGATCCCGAAGCTGGATTTTCAGGGGACCGATTCGCTTAACACCCTGCGCGATCGCATCACGCGCATAAAGGGCATTGATGAAGTGCGCATGGACGACAGCTGGTTTGCGCGTCTTTCTGCCCTGACCGGGCTGGTAGGACGCGTCGCGGCGATGATTGGCGTGCTGATGGTGGCGGCGGTCTTCCTCGTCATCGGCAACAGCGTGCGCCTGAGCATCTTTGCCCGTCGCGATACCATCAACGTGCAGAAACTGATTGGTGCGACGGATGGCTTCATCCTCCGACCGTTCCTCTACGGTGGCGCATTACTCGGTTTTTCCGGCGCATTTCTTTCACTGATATTGTCAGAAATTTTGGTGATGCGGCTTTCGTCTGCCGTGACTGAAGTAGCGCAGGTTTTCGGAACGAAGTTTGATATCAGTGGCTTAGGATTCGATGAGTGTCTGTTACTGCTGCTGGTGTGTTCAATGATTGGGTGGGTGGCAGCCTGGCTGGCAACCGTTCAACATTTACGTCACTTTACTCCCGACTAATAAAAGCGTGATATAATCTTTCCCTGCACCGAGATGTTCGCTCTGCAGGGAAAGCGTCCCTGTTGTCGCTTCCCCTGTTATCATTTCCATGTCACATTTTGTGCGTAATTTATTCACCGTTGCACCTGGAACTTGTGGATAAAATCACTGTCTGATAAAAGAGTGAATGCTAATCTCGTTGCTCAAACGCTTTGGCATGGTTGTTGCCTGACGGGGACGACCTGGACCAGAAGAAACATTGAGAGGAATGAATGACCAAAGAAATGCAAACTTTAGCTTTAGCCCCTGTTGGTAACCTGGAATCCTATATCCGGGCTGCGAACACCTGGCCGATGTTAACGGCCGAGGAAGAAAAGGAGCTTGCTGAAAAGCTGCATTACCAGGGCGATCTGGAAGCAGCTAAGACGCTGATCCTGTCTCACCTGCGCTTTGTTGTTCACGTTGCTCGTAATTATGCGGGCTACGGCCTGCCGCAGGCGGACTTGATTCAGGAAGGTAACATCGGCCTGATGAAGGCTGTACGTCGCTTCAATCCGGAAGTGGGTGTGCGACTGGTCTCCTTTGCCGTGCACTGGATCAAAGCAGAAATTCACGAATACGTGCTGCGCAACTGGCGTATCGTGAAAGTCGCCACGACAAAAGCGCAGCGCAAGCTGTTCTTTAACCTGCGTAAAGCCAAGCAGCGTCTGGGCTGGTTCAACCAGGATGAAGTGGAAATGGTGGCGCGCGAGCTGGGCGTAACCAGCAAAGACGTGCGTGAGATGGAATCCCGTATGGCCGCGCAGGACATGACCTTTGATATGTCCTCCGACGACGACGCATCTGACAGCCAGCCGATGGCACCGGTTCTGTATCTGCAGGATAAAACCTCGAACTTTGCTGACGGCATCGAAGAGGATAACTGGGAAGATCAGGCCGCAAACAAGCTGACCCATGCGATGGAAGGCCTCGACGAACGTAGTCAGGATATTATCCGCGCCCGCTGGCTGGACGAAGACAACAAGTCCACGCTGCAGGAGCTGGCCGACCGCTACGGCGTTTCTGCGGAACGTGTCCGTCAGCTTGAAAAGAACGCCATGAAAAAACTTCGCGCCGCTATCGAAGCGTAATTTCCGCGAAGTATGACGAGAGCCCCTGGATGCGAATCCGGGGGTTTTGTTTTTTTATCTCCCGCTCTGGCGAAT from Enterobacter sp. JBIWA008 carries:
- a CDS encoding lysoplasmalogenase gives rise to the protein MLWSFIAVCFSAWLYVDASYRGPTWQRWLFKPVTLLLLLLLAWQAPMFNAVSYLVLAGLCASLIGDALTLLPRQRLLYAVGAFFLSHLLYTIYFASQMTLSFFWPLPLVLLVIGALLIAVIWTRLEEMRLPVCTFIAMTLVMVWLAGELWFFRPTAPAMSAFFGAALLLIGNIVWLGSHYRRRFRADNAIAAACYFAGHFLIVRSLYI
- the zntA gene encoding Zn(II)/Cd(II)/Pb(II) translocating P-type ATPase ZntA codes for the protein MSTPETPKKVPQFSALKLSPVPSKDDCCCEGACETQTQPLPESGNRYSWVVNGMDCAACARKVENAVKQVPGVSHAQVLFATEKLLVSADNDVSKQVEDAVSKAGYTLRSETAPVEKISSLKENLPLITLIIMMALSWGLEQINHPFGNLAFIATTLVGLFPIARQALRLIKSGSWFAIETLMSVAAIGALFIGATAEAAMVLLLFLIGERLEGWAASRARKGVSALMALKPETATRVINGTRETVAINTLRPGDVIEVAAGGRLPADGALLTTTASFDESALTGESIPVERAAGEKVPAGATSVDRLVQLTVLSEPGDSAIDRILKLIEEAEERRAPVERFIDRFSRIYTPAIMLIALLVTVVPPLFFGAPWEGWIYKGLTLLLIGCPCALVISTPAAITSGLAAAARRGALIKGGAALEQLSQVQHIAFDKTGTLTVGKPQVTGVYPQEISEDELLTLAAAVEQGATHPLAQAIVREAQSRGLNIPPATAQRALVGSGIEAVVDGKKVLIVAAGKSSNPEVEALEQAGQTVVVVMQDGVAKGMLALRDTLRDDAKEAVAALHQLGVQGVILTGDNPRAAAAIASELGLEFKAGLLPADKVSAVTELNAQAPLAMVGDGINDAPAMKASTIGIAMGSGTDVALETADAALTHNRLTGLAQMIDLARATRANIRQNIGIALGLKGIFLVTTLLGMTGLWLAVLADTGATVLVTANALRLLRRR
- the ubiC gene encoding chorismate lyase — translated: MSHPALTQLRALRYFDQIPALDPQQLDWLLLEDSMTKRFEQQGKTVTVTLIQEGFVSGDEIASELPLLPKEPRYWLREILLCADGEPWLAGRTVVPESTLSGPELALQRLGKTPLGRYLFTSSELTRDFIEIGRDAELWGRRSRLRLSGKPLILTELFLPASPLY
- the malM gene encoding maltose operon protein MalM, coding for MKMNKTLLALCLSAGLLASAPAVTLANVNFVPQNTTSAPAIPTAALQQLVWTPVDQSKTQTTQLSTGGQTINVPGITGPVAAYSVPANIGELAITLTSEVNKQTSVFAPNVLILDQNMTPSAFFPSEYFTYQEPGVMSADRLEGVMRLTPALGQQKLYVLVFTTEQDLHKTTTLLDPAKAYAKGTGNAVPDIPDPIARHVTDGTLKLKVKTNSGSSVLVGPLFGSSGTGPVTVGNTAAPAYTAPAATTAAPVATTAPAPAKKAEPVLNDTEEYFNNAIKQAVKRGDVDKALKLLDEAERLGSTTARSTFISSVKGKG
- a CDS encoding DUF1145 family protein produces the protein MPVLINLGRLLMLGVWAFLILNLVHPFPRPMNIFVNVALIFTSFMHALQMVMLKNGLPKDGPQMTGWQQLRVFIFGVFELLVWMKKFKAQVKK
- the ftsE gene encoding cell division ATP-binding protein FtsE — protein: MIRFEHVSKAYLGGRQALQGVTFHLQPGEMAFLTGHSGAGKSTLLKLICGIERPSAGKIFFGGHEISRLKNREVPFLRRQIGMIFQDHHLLMDRTVFDNVAIPLIIAGASYDDIRRRVSAALDKVGLLDKAKNFPIQLSGGEQQRVGIARAVVNKPAVLLADEPTGNLDDALSEGILRLFEEFNRVGVTVLMATHDIGLISRRSYRMLTLSDGHLHGGHGE
- the ftsX gene encoding permease-like cell division protein FtsX; the encoded protein is MNKRDAMNQIRQFGNRFDRFRKPQGGGDGNRNAPKRQKAAPKPASRKTNVFNEQVRYAFHGALQDLKSKPLATFLTVMVIAISLTLPSVCYMVYKNVNQAASQYYPSPQITVYLDKALDDNAAAQVVGQIQAEQGVEKVNYLSREDALGEFRNWSGFGGALDMLEENPLPAVAVVIPKLDFQGTDSLNTLRDRITRIKGIDEVRMDDSWFARLSALTGLVGRVAAMIGVLMVAAVFLVIGNSVRLSIFARRDTINVQKLIGATDGFILRPFLYGGALLGFSGAFLSLILSEILVMRLSSAVTEVAQVFGTKFDISGLGFDECLLLLLVCSMIGWVAAWLATVQHLRHFTPD
- the rsmD gene encoding 16S rRNA (guanine(966)-N(2))-methyltransferase — protein: MKKPNRAPAGQIRIIGGQWRGRKLPVPDSPGLRPTTDRVRETLFNWLAPSMVDARCLDCFAGSGALGLEALSRYAASATLLEMERGVAQTLQQNLATLKASNAKVVNTNTLSFLAQKGTPHNVVFVDPPFRKGLLEETLSLLEQNGWLADDALIYVESEVENGLPPVPAHWDLHREKVAGQVAYRLYHRKAQGGSDAGTD
- a CDS encoding DUF2500 domain-containing protein; the encoded protein is MSKMPLFFIIVVAIIVIAASFRFVQQRREKADNDAAPLMQKRVVVSNKREKPLNDRRSRQQQVTPAGASMRYEASFRPETGGLEMTFRLEAKQYHQLTVGEKGTLSYKGSRFEDFRAE
- the ubiA gene encoding 4-hydroxybenzoate octaprenyltransferase — encoded protein: MEWSLTQNKLLAYHRLMRTDKPIGALLLLWPTLWALWLATPGVPPLWILAVFVAGVWLMRAAGCVVNDYADRKFDGHVKRTAGRPLPSGQVTGKEARVLFIVLVLLSFLLVLTLNTMTILLSVAALALAWVYPFMKRYTHLPQVVLGAAFGWSIPMAFAAVSESLPLSCWLMFLANILWAVAYDTQYAMVDRDDDLKIGIKSTAILFGRQDKLIIGILQVAVLALMVAIGRLNGLNWEFYWSVLVAGLLFAYQQKLIAKRERDACFKAFMNNNYVGLVLFLGLAMSYFS
- the rpoH gene encoding RNA polymerase sigma factor RpoH; translation: MTKEMQTLALAPVGNLESYIRAANTWPMLTAEEEKELAEKLHYQGDLEAAKTLILSHLRFVVHVARNYAGYGLPQADLIQEGNIGLMKAVRRFNPEVGVRLVSFAVHWIKAEIHEYVLRNWRIVKVATTKAQRKLFFNLRKAKQRLGWFNQDEVEMVARELGVTSKDVREMESRMAAQDMTFDMSSDDDASDSQPMAPVLYLQDKTSNFADGIEEDNWEDQAANKLTHAMEGLDERSQDIIRARWLDEDNKSTLQELADRYGVSAERVRQLEKNAMKKLRAAIEA
- the ftsY gene encoding signal recognition particle-docking protein FtsY, with protein sequence MAKQKKRGFFSWLGFGEKEQETEQKTEEQQAVEEQSQPETPVETAAVVEAEETAHSKEEIESFAEEVVEVTEQVQESERPEPVIVEDITEAPQAVIEHEELPLPEEVKAEEVSAEEWQAEAETVEIVEAVEDEAAREPELTDEELEAQALAAEAAEEAVIVVPVEEQPEEEIVQEQEKPTKEGFFARLKRSLLKTKENLGSGFISLFRGKKIDDDLFEELEEQLLIADVGVETTRKIIANLTEGASRKQLRDAEALYGLLKDEMGEILAKVDEPLNIEGKTPFVILMVGVNGVGKTTTIGKLARQFEQQGKSVMLAAGDTFRAAAVEQLQVWGQRNNIPVIAQHTGADSASVIFDAIQAAKARNVDVLIADTAGRLQNKSHLMEELKKIVRVMKKLDEDAPHEIMLTIDASTGQNAISQAKLFNEAVGLTGIALTKLDGTAKGGVIFSVADQFGIPIRYIGVGERIEDLRPFKADDFIEALFARED